AATAGTTTTTGATTTTTATGATCGATTAAAAACCGTTTCTAAAGGCTATGCCTCTTTCGACTATACACCACTAGGAATGCGTCCTTCCAAGCTAGTCCGGGTAGATATTTTACTAAATGCACAGCCCGTAGATGCTCTTTCGGCATTACTACATGCCGATAATGCAGTAACTATAGGTAAAAAGATTTGCTCCAAACTAAAGGAATTGATACCAAGACAACAATTTGATATTCCTATACAAGCTGCTATTGGCGCAAAAATTATATCAAGAGAAACAACTAAAGCATTACGTAAAGATGTTACCGCAAAATGTTATGGTGGCGATATATCTCGTAAACGTAAACTTCTTGAAAAACAAAAGAAAGGTAAAAAACGTATGCGTCAAGTAGGTAATGTAGAAGTACCACAAGAAGCTTTTATGGCCGTATTAAAACTTAACGACTAACGCGCTCGTTCTATTTAATTTCTTTGGCAGGCTAGATCTCTAAAAACTTCTTCATCGGTAGGGTTTTCCTCTAATATCGATATTACGGTTTCTAGCGATTCTCCTTCAAAGTCATCTATTACTGTTCCGCTAACAGTAATACCATCTCCTTCTTTACATACAGGAAAGGTAGTTACATTGGGTCCAGAACATTCGTAACAGTCTCCTGTTGCATCAAATTCTTTTTCAAGTTCTTCGCAGAATGCCTGTGCCGCTTCATTAAATGTTACGTTGCTCGGCAGGTCTAAAAGTTCTCCAGTTAAATCGCCCTGAATGTAAATACCAACTTGTTGTTGGCCTTCATCACAAATTTCAACACCATCTACACTACAAGTTATACAGTTATTAGCATCACTTTTGGTACAGGCCACTCCAACAATTACCAATTGAAAACATACTATTACTTTATTTAAATTTTTCATTTCAACACTTTTAATAGGTTCTTTAATACACGTAAAACTAGTGTTGAAACCACTGGTGTACAATACCTTAAAAGATGTATTTATTTATACTGGTTTTCCCTTATATTTAGAAAACAGCATTCAAAAAAAAGAAAGTAAACAACCTCAGTGTACGCCCATGAGGTATTTATAGGAAGAACTATTTTCATTTCGAGACAAGCTTCGGAGCATTTAAATCTCGATTATCGAGTAAAATCATTACTTATGAATTGTTGGCCTCTTCTTTACTATGGTTTTCGGTAGGAAATATTTTGCCTAAATATGCCAATTTATAGCCTTTTTGTATATCGGTAAAGTCATTGCTGTCGGCTGTAATAATTTGTATATCCCCTTCTGGATTTTTTAAGAATAAAGGAACAATATCGGCATCTGCCTTTGTTATTTCTATTAAACCCTCGTAATGCTCAGTATCGTGAAGGTCAATTTCATGAATAGCCGGATATTTCCTAGCAGCTTCCATAAGTTTTATAAAATCATCTGTATGCGAAAACAAGCCCTCTTTGGGGTTGTTTTCCGGATCAGTCATTTCATCTGCATCAACCAATCTAAATGAGCCATTTTCCCCAAATACATCTTGAAATTTATTTATAGCATACTTGTTTATGTCTGAGTTTCCAGTTAAGGCCATTAAGTATCCTATATCATTAAGTTCTATGTTATCCGTTAAACTATCGGAATATACATTGGCTGAAAATGCTTCTAAGCCCAATTTATTTGCCTTATCAATGTTAGATTGATTATTGTCAATTAAAACAACATGCCTATCATTTTGGTGTAAATAATTACCTATTAACCTTGATGCTTTTGAGGCCCCTAATATTAAAATACCTTCAGATTTGTTTAGGAATACTCCAATTAATTTAGCAAATACCCTAGCTGTGGTAGCGTTTAAAAGTACGGTGCCAAGTACAATCATAAAAACAAGAGGGGTTATGTACTCTGCTCCAGGCTCTCCTTTAGATAATAACTTAGACCCAAATAGAGATGCAATACCCGCCGCAACGATACCTCTAGGTCCAACCCAACTAATGAATAGTTTCTCGTTAAGTTTTAAGTTAGAACCTATTGCGCTAAGAAAAACACCAAGTGGTCTAATCAATAATACTATTGAGAGAAATAAAGCTATTGTTTTCCACGTAAGAATTAATTCTAGGTCCGCAATATTGATATTGGCGGCAAGTAAAATAAACAAAATAGAAATCAATAAAATACTTAGCGATTCTTTAAAATAAAGCAGCTCTTTTATATTTGGCAAATTAGTATTCCCCATAACCATACCCATAACCACGACAGCCAATAATCCGGATTCATGGGCAAAAACATCGGACATTACAAATACGCCCAGCACTACGGAAAGCGACACAACATTTAATAAATAATGCGGTATAAAATTCTTTTTAATTAAAAAAGTAAGCCCGTGTGCAAATGTGAAACCAAAAGTAAAGCCAAATAATAATATTTTAGCGAACTCTATTAGTGCGGTCATCGTATATGCCTGGCCTTCACCTACACTTATAAACTCGTATACCAATACTGCGGCTAATGCCCCAATAGGATCTATAAGAATACCTTCCCACTTTAGAATTGCCGAAATATCTTTTTTAAGCGGTATATTTCTTAAAATAGGCGTAATCACTGTAGGCCCAGTAACAATAATCAAGGCAGAAAATAAAAAACAAAGCTGCCAGGAAAGACCAAAAAGAAAATAGGCTGCAATTGCTGCCCCAAAAAATGTAGTTAAGCTCCCTAGGGTAATTAATTTTGTAATAACGGGGCCAATACTGCTTATTTCTGACCGTTTAAGTGTTAAACCACCCTCAAATAATATGATGCTAATGGCAAGTGAAACAAAATAATAAAGACTTTCTCCTGGGAAAAGCCCTTTTGTACCATTCCATATTGGTTCAATAATTTTAGACCCATCTTCGGTATAAAGTGTTGATAATGGACCAACTAATAGCCCAATAAGGATTAACGGTAATATAGCTGGTAATTTTAAACGCCATGCTACCCATTGCGCAAGTATCCCTAAAATTATTATTCCAGCAAGCTCTATCATCTAATTTGTTTTGGATAAAAATAACAATTAAACGGCAGTATAAACCATAAATATGCTCTATGACCAGCATTTTTAGATTACCCCTATAATCTGTGTAAAACATTTTTTAAGCTTTCTTAATTTTTATAGACTCTTTTCTAGGTTGGTTATGATACCTAAAATTGAGAGTGTAATCTTAAACTTTAGTATAGTTTGTTTTATACCAATGAATTTGTGTTTAAACACAATAAAATAGCTTAACAAAAAACCGTTTTTTCCAAACTTACGCTATAAACCTATACGTTAGCTTCTAATAAGCATGTTTTAAATGTTGTTTTAAAACAAACTATATCTTACAAGAGGTGAAGAAAACACTTAATTATAAATAGTACTTTTATATCTTAGTTTATAGTTCTAGCCTATTCATAAAAAAATAGACTTTCAAATTTCTAAAAACAGAAAAGTACTAATTAAAAGGACTTTAAATTGCTCATAAAAAAACAACTTTCAGTTTTTAATAAACCTATACTAGAAGGTCTTCTTGTCTTTTTATTAGTCTTGCTTATTAGCCAAACAATTACCTATCAAAAATTACAGTTAAAAGAGCAATCCGAAAAGAATGATATTAATCAAAGAGTTTCAAGACTTAAAGAAGACTTGCAAAATGTTCTAGGACAAAGTTATAATGTTACACAAACATTAGCATTCATAGTTGATAATTATGGCATCCCAGAAAACTTTGACAGTATTGCTAAGTTACTTTTAAATAGCAATAAAAATATTGATGCTCTGGAACTTGTAAATAGTGAAGGGGTTATTACACATGTTTATCCTTTAAAAGGCAATGAAGTTTTAGGCTTAAATATTCTAAATGACGTAGATAATAAATTTGGGGCTAGAATTACCCTTGAAAAAAAAGATTATTATACCGCTGGACCCATACATTTAACACAAGGAGGTTCTGGTATTATTGGAAGAAGGCCTCTATATAAAGAGGGAGAATTTAATGGTTTTGTGGCAGCAGTGGTAAGACTTTCAACTGTTGTACCCGCAATACAAATTGATTCTCTAGGGGATAATCAGTTTTCTTATCAATTATCCAAAATTAATTTAGATAAAACTGAAGAGGTTTTTTATAGCACTAATACTGCCATTGGTGATGATGCCCTAAGTATACCCCTGACCACGAGCAAAGGTGAATGGAAGCTTTATGTGATTTATAACAAAACAACATCTGATACTACCATTATTTTATTTTCCATTCTTGGTCTGTTGCTTTCATTTGTAAGCGGCATACTTGTTTGGCAACTTGCAAGGCAACCTCAAAAACTGACTCAATTAGTAGATGAAAAAACGGCTTTGTTAAAAGAGAGTCGCGAACGTTATAAGCTTCTTGTAGAGCAAGCTTCTGACGGTATATTTTTATCGGATATGCATGGAAATTTAACAGATGCCAATACCTATGGTGTTCAACTATTTGGATATGACAAAAGCGAACTTCTTAACAAGAATTTAAATAGCTTAATAACCGCCGATAACTTAGTCAAACAACCATTACGGCATGCAGAGATGGAATTAGGAGACACTGTGCTTTATGACCGTGTTTTAATTAAAAAAGATGGAACACCCCTTAATGTTGAAGTCAGTGCTAAAAAAATAAATGAAACAACCATTCTTGGTATTGTAAGAGATTCTACCGTAAGAAAAGAACTAGAAAAAAAAGTACATGAGAATTTACAAAAATTCAGCAAAGCCTTTAATAGTGGTTTTGTTGGCATGGTCATTAAAGACGAAAATAACTGTTTTGTAGATGCCAATGATTATTTTTTAAACCTAATAGGCTATTCACTAGATGAAATAAAAGGTAAAAGTATACCAGAAATAGGTTTGGTAAATATCGAAGAGGCTTTAAAAACAAACCCTGCCATAAAAAACTTTGCTTCTACCGAAAGGGTCGGAAAAATAGAGGTAGATTTTACAACTAAGCAAGGTGAAATTATACATGTCATTACTTCTATGGAACCTTATGAATATCAAGGTAAAAAATATAGTTTAAGTACCTATGTTGACCAAACTGAGATTAAAAAAGCTACTTTCAAAATTATACAAAGTGAAAAGAAATATAGACAACTAACAGAACGTATTTCCGATGCCTATATCTCTTTCGATAAAGATTGGAACTTTATTAGCATCAATTCAAGAGCGGCCAAAATTGTAGGCATGGACCCCATTGAAATGATTGGTAAAAATCTTTGGAAAGAATTTCCAGAGTTCAAAAATTCAGAGGCATATGCTTTTTTTAAGGGTGCTATGGCTCGCCAAATATTTACACATTTTGAACAATACCATGAAAAATTTGGTAGATGGTTAGAAAATTACCTTTACCCTTCTCCAAA
The genomic region above belongs to Maribacter hydrothermalis and contains:
- a CDS encoding cation:proton antiporter; amino-acid sequence: MIELAGIIILGILAQWVAWRLKLPAILPLILIGLLVGPLSTLYTEDGSKIIEPIWNGTKGLFPGESLYYFVSLAISIILFEGGLTLKRSEISSIGPVITKLITLGSLTTFFGAAIAAYFLFGLSWQLCFLFSALIIVTGPTVITPILRNIPLKKDISAILKWEGILIDPIGALAAVLVYEFISVGEGQAYTMTALIEFAKILLFGFTFGFTFAHGLTFLIKKNFIPHYLLNVVSLSVVLGVFVMSDVFAHESGLLAVVVMGMVMGNTNLPNIKELLYFKESLSILLISILFILLAANINIADLELILTWKTIALFLSIVLLIRPLGVFLSAIGSNLKLNEKLFISWVGPRGIVAAGIASLFGSKLLSKGEPGAEYITPLVFMIVLGTVLLNATTARVFAKLIGVFLNKSEGILILGASKASRLIGNYLHQNDRHVVLIDNNQSNIDKANKLGLEAFSANVYSDSLTDNIELNDIGYLMALTGNSDINKYAINKFQDVFGENGSFRLVDADEMTDPENNPKEGLFSHTDDFIKLMEAARKYPAIHEIDLHDTEHYEGLIEITKADADIVPLFLKNPEGDIQIITADSNDFTDIQKGYKLAYLGKIFPTENHSKEEANNS